The stretch of DNA CAACGCTCGGGCACGGATGCTATGAGCCATGTGCGATCTACTATTGGCTACGACGATGGCGCCAGCACGCCACAGAATGCAACCCTTCTACCGAAGAAGAAATGCTTTTATGTCCACATGCGGTGATGCGACATGTCTCAGGTATGTGATAGAGGCCTGCTGGACATGTTTACGCGAGATGCAGGACGGCCCTTCTACCTAATAGGCAGGTATCATCGCCTAGCGCTCGTCCTCTATCACTCTCCCTCGACGAAGTGCGAGACGTGACTGCCACGCCAGTAGTTTTCTCTTTACGATGGCATTATATAAATGTGAGGCGGTTCGTTCCAACACCACGATGCTCAACAATCCCGGACAACTTACTCTCGCCTCGGTCTTCATATTCTCTTCATCATGTTCTTCAGAGCATCCCTTGGCCTCGCAGCCGCTGCGGCTGTAGTTTCTGCTGCACCGGTGCAGCAGGAGAGCTCTTCTATCGTTCTTCCCCTGAAGCGTGTCGCCAACTTCTCATCAATGAAGAGCATTGTGCAGAGTGGCGAGGCTAAAATCAGCAAGATCAATTCTGGTAGCAAGCTCACTGCCCGTCAAAGCTCTGGTTCTATTACCAACGAGGATGTTACTTACGTGGCGCCAATCGTCGTGGGAGGAAGAACCTGGGACCTTATTGTGGACACAGGATGTATGCTGCTACTGAACAAGCAACTGTGTAATTTTCACTAATGCTGGAATTGCAGCCTCGAACCTGTGGTGTGGTGCTCAGAGCTCATGCGAGGCCACATCGACCGGCAGAGCCACCGGAGGCAATTTCCAGGTCTCTTACGGCAGTGGCTCTGTCTCTGGCAAAGAGTACACAGACACTGTCTCGTTCGGCGGTCTGACTGTCCGATCTCAGTCGCTTGGTGCCGCTACATCAGCTCAGGGTTTCACTGGCGTTGATGGGATCATCGGCTTCGGTCCCGCTGATTTGACGCAAGGCACTGTCTCCAATGCAAACACCGTTCCAACATTCATGGACAACCTCTACAGCCAAGGCAGCATTGCAAGAGAAGTGCTCGGCGTGTACTTCCGTCCAGAGTCCGGCAGTGATACGAATGACGCCAACGGAGAACTGACTCTCGGTGGGACCGACAGCTCCAAGTACACTGGAAGCATTCAGTACTTCCCGCAATTGACAAGTGGTTCAGCTGCTCCATACTGGGGTATCTCAATTGCTAGCTTCACTTACGGATCCACGACCCTAGCCTCCAACGCCCAGGGCATTGTGGACACTGGTACAACTCTGATTTACATTCCCACCACCGCATACAACAAGTTCTTGTCTGCTGCCGGAGGCAGAACTGATAGCAGCTCTGGTCTGGCCAGCTTCACCACCAAGCCGACCGCCAACTTTGGCATCAAGTTTGGATCCACCACCTACAATCTGACCCCTGCGCAATACCTGGTGCCTACATCGCAATACGGCTTCTACGGATTGTCCTCGGGCAAGTATTACAGCTGGATCACCGACGGTGGTAGCTCTGGCGTCAACACTGTAAGTTAGCCGACAGTCCCAAGACTTGTGTTCTCATCTGCATTCGTGTGCCTTCCAGAGACACGTAACTGACCCACGAAATGCAGATCATCGGCCAAAAGTTCCTCGAGAACTACTACTCCGTCTTTGACACGACCGGCTCGAGAATTGGATTCGCTACACGGAACTAGGTTTTTTCACCTGGATGGGATACAGTCCTCGGCTGCAGGTTGGCACTCAGCGCATGAATGATCTTGATACTGCATGTAACGGGCGGTTCTTAAATTCATACTTTCATATTCAAAATATGTTTAAGCCTCTCTGGAATCATTGCTCATATCCGTACGTGCCTCTATGCCTGTGTCAAATCGCAAACTCGTCTGGCTACCAAACAGCTCGGGTTGCATAGATACGACTCATGACAATCAAAATGCACCAGATTTCATTGGCCTTGAATCCTCATCTGTCCAGCTTGAATCTCCTTGAACAAGCATAACGGACTGGTCCCGTGAGAGACTACTGACCATTTTCAAGAATTTTGATTTATGCTCTGTGATCTTGTCCTGCACAGCAGTGCAAATTTGGTTATCCGGGAGACATTATTGTGGTAATGCTCATCGATAGACAATCAATCCTCCTGACTTGTGTCAGAAACAGAGAGCTTCAAGTGGCAGAGGTTCGGTCGCGCTGGATGGTTCCGAGCAGAGAGGCACGCAGGAGAAATGTTCGGATATTCAGAGAATTTTGTTGAGCTTATTCATCTTGGTGGCGATGGGTTTAAAACTAAAGCTTGACGGTGTAGGCATGGATCAAGTACATTTGTGCTaggaagagagagagagagaggggaTCAGTCCTCTTGCACGGGGTGATTAGGTATTGAGTGCAGTCGAGGTCTAGAGTTGGCTGGTTCAGGAGGCGGAGGTTCTTGTGCGAAACAGAAGTAGAGTGATGTTTGCTCAATATGCTCTTTTTAAGAACGACTATTGTGCGAACAGCTTGTTGCAATTGGAGAGTCAATCGTATAAAACGAGAAGTTGGCTTGAATGGATTGAAAGCGCTTTGCGTAGCCCGTAAGGCGACGCATTTGATTTTGACTATCTGCTGAGACTAATTCGTGCGGGAATATGAGGCAGCAGCTCCTGCTAGGCCGAGGCCATTTGCAATGTGGCAGGATTTTCTACGTCCGCAGTCTGGCTTTTGTCACAGTTGttctgcttcctcctcgagAGGGCTGACCACAGTCGCAGTCATGCCGGCGACTCAACTGCTGGCAGCACATCGACCGCGTCGATAATGGAAGCCCCCTCAGTAAGTGCTTCATAGCATGGGTATTGGCCTTCTGTCGGACTGGGAGTGCAGCGAAGACGCTGTGGAGGCTAGCCAGCCGTAAATTTCGGTGACGGTGCTCCCCGGAGAAAGTGCATATTCAAGCCAAAAGCACTCGAAGCCAGCGATGGCAAGCGGCTACGTCCAACTTCATTCACCCTGCAGATCATAATCCCTCACCCGCCTCGCTGCAAAATAGCATTCATATGCTCTTgactattcttataagtcGTCTCCAGATaattcagcttcttctcgagatTTGCCATTTCGGCCTTGACATCAGtcgcttctttggcttgaCGCTTCTTGATATCCTCAGTAGTAGTAAGCACGAACCTATATCGCAACCCTTGCATTAGTCTGGGACCCAGGACCCATCGTCATGGTGTAGCCGGAAGCAGCCTCGGTTACGGTATACAGCCCAAGAGCAAGGGTGAGGAGTAGCTTACATCTTGCCGACACCATCATAAACTGGAGTGTCCTTTGGTAACGAGTCCAATTCCACCGCActcagctgcagcatccGACTTTCGCGATTTTTGGAGTTGATCTGGCCGCGCACGATCTGGAGTTGCTGGGAGGCGAAGGCGGCCTTTTGCTCGATTTCTTGCAAGAGCTGGGGTGGTGGCGGTCAGTTACGTGGCCAACACGGCGAGGAAAGAGCATGGCATGAGGATATACAcacctgctgcagcttctcgttCGGGATCGCCATGATGCCGTAGCCGCGTCGCCGTCGACAAATGCTCGAAGGTGCTGTGCTTGTGGTTTTGGAGATCGCTATCGCTATCACATGCGGCATCTATTCCGGGACTGAGGCTTGGCGTCAGGCATGGACTTCGGGAAGCCACGCATGCCGCGGTAGATCCAGTGAGACCTACTGCAAGTGACGTGTGTGCCTGCAGACACCACAAACAGTTGAGTATTGTTTGTCTGGTCACACGGCCACTCATTGCATACAGAAGTCCTTCACGTCGACCCGGATCAACACCTCTCATTTCTTGGCCATCTGCGACTTCCACAGGCTCATCACTGCACGCCAGAAGCTTACGTCAACTTCGTGTATCGCTGTTTAACATCTCGATCCTAGCATGGTAGCCTGGCTACCCAGCATCCCATATCCGCCTGCTAGGGACGATGGATACTGGGCTCCCATAACGTCCACCTTGGACTGGTGTGAAGAGGTATGCGAGACCCGGATCACCTACCGTCGTTGTCCAAGCTCAGCGCTCCCCGGCCATAAGCTTCATACATCTTGGCCTGTCTTGTGGCGAGACTGACAACGCGTAGAATTACTACGCGACTCAATACTCGGCAGAAAT from Cercospora beticola chromosome 1, complete sequence encodes:
- a CDS encoding uncharacterized protein (MEROPS:MER0000940); translation: MFFRASLGLAAAAAVVSAAPVQQESSSIVLPLKRVANFSSMKSIVQSGEAKISKINSGSKLTARQSSGSITNEDVTYVAPIVVGGRTWDLIVDTGSSNLWCGAQSSCEATSTGRATGGNFQVSYGSGSVSGKEYTDTVSFGGLTVRSQSLGAATSAQGFTGVDGIIGFGPADLTQGTVSNANTVPTFMDNLYSQGSIAREVLGVYFRPESGSDTNDANGELTLGGTDSSKYTGSIQYFPQLTSGSAAPYWGISIASFTYGSTTLASNAQGIVDTGTTLIYIPTTAYNKFLSAAGGRTDSSSGLASFTTKPTANFGIKFGSTTYNLTPAQYLVPTSQYGFYGLSSGKYYSWITDGGSSGVNTIIGQKFLENYYSVFDTTGSRIGFATRN